A genomic region of Papaver somniferum cultivar HN1 chromosome 7, ASM357369v1, whole genome shotgun sequence contains the following coding sequences:
- the LOC113299201 gene encoding eukaryotic translation initiation factor 1A produces the protein MPKNKGKGGKNRKRGKNEADDEKRELVFKEDGQEYAQVLRMLGNGRCEAMCIDGTKRLSHIRGKMHKKVWIAAGDIILVGLRDYQDDKADVILKYMPDEARLLKAYGELPENTRLNEGITGGLDDEDEGAGSDYIEFEDEDIDKI, from the coding sequence ATGCCGAAGAACAAAGGAAAGGGAGGTAAGAACAGAAAGAGAGGAAAGAACGAAGCAGACGATGAGAAAAGAGAACTTGTATTCAAAGAAGATGGACAAGAATATGCACAAGTTCTCCGGATGCTTGGTAATGGAAGATGTGAAGCTATGTGTATCGATGGTACCAAAAGACTTAGTCATATCAGAGGAAAGATGCATAAGAAAGTCTGGATCGCTGCTGGTGATATAATTTTGGTTGGATTAAGAGATTATCAAGATGATAAAGCTGATGTCATCTTGAAATACATGCCTGATGAAGCTAGACTTTTGAAAGCTTATGGTGAATTGCCTGAGAATACCAGACTTAATGAAGGAATTACCGGTGgacttgatgatgaagatgaaggtgcTGGTTCTGATTACatcgaatttgaagatgaggatatcgataaaatctag